The Pedobacter roseus genome contains a region encoding:
- a CDS encoding S1/P1 nuclease, whose product MILTSIKKKLTAAFAIGLLAYLPIQANAWGTIGHRVVGEIADSYLKAKTRKAIQDILGYETLAMSANWGDFIKSDSTYNYMYNWHFVNLPAGLNKDGVYNFLETEKSPSLYTKIPDLIAILKKTSSTPAEKKLALRMLVHLAGDLCQPMHVARKEDLGGNRISVLWFNEKSNIHRVWDEQLIEYQQLSYTEYAKAINHASAVQLYNWQNTSLKDCIYESYTICNKIYDNTKPDSKLSYRYNFEWVETLNDQLLKGGVRLAKMLNDIYG is encoded by the coding sequence ATGATTTTAACATCAATTAAAAAGAAATTAACCGCGGCTTTTGCCATCGGTTTATTAGCGTATCTCCCTATTCAGGCAAATGCCTGGGGCACTATTGGGCATCGTGTGGTTGGCGAAATTGCCGATAGCTACTTAAAAGCAAAAACACGCAAGGCCATTCAGGATATTTTAGGTTACGAAACTTTAGCCATGAGCGCCAACTGGGGCGATTTTATCAAATCAGACTCTACCTACAATTACATGTACAACTGGCATTTTGTTAACCTTCCGGCAGGATTGAACAAAGATGGCGTTTACAACTTTCTGGAGACAGAAAAATCGCCAAGTCTTTACACCAAAATCCCGGATCTTATAGCCATTTTAAAGAAAACAAGCAGTACACCTGCAGAGAAGAAACTGGCTTTGCGTATGTTGGTGCACCTGGCGGGCGATTTATGTCAGCCGATGCACGTTGCACGCAAAGAAGATTTAGGTGGCAACCGCATTTCGGTACTATGGTTTAACGAAAAATCGAATATCCACAGGGTTTGGGACGAGCAGCTGATCGAGTACCAACAGTTAAGCTATACAGAATATGCAAAAGCCATTAACCACGCTTCGGCTGTACAGCTTTACAACTGGCAGAACACCAGTTTGAAAGATTGCATTTATGAATCATACACCATTTGCAACAAAATTTACGACAATACCAAACCAGATTCTAAATTAAGCTACCGATATAACTTCGAATGGGTTGAAACCCTTAACGATCAGTTATTAAAAGGCGGTGTGCGGTTGGCAAAAATGTTAAACGATATTTACGGATAA
- a CDS encoding fumarate hydratase, with amino-acid sequence MSKLHPGLRVFSIILFTLSILHLACSPRPNIQGKGEDFMQGVWNEDSVAFSNKLSNYTRHHFKFTCDSVYIDMVTHSKVNLYEDSCYNNGIWKEYAKGVYVVKGDTLFVGATFTHANYKQKISGCYRIGRYEKNFLIKKRSADTLSLESLSDQREIKLILKQKITCVQKEL; translated from the coding sequence ATGAGCAAACTGCATCCTGGCTTAAGGGTTTTCTCCATCATCCTTTTCACATTATCCATTTTACATCTAGCCTGTAGTCCGCGGCCAAACATCCAGGGCAAAGGTGAGGATTTTATGCAAGGCGTATGGAACGAAGATTCGGTTGCTTTTAGTAATAAGTTAAGCAATTATACCCGGCACCATTTTAAATTCACCTGTGATTCGGTTTACATCGATATGGTTACCCATAGCAAAGTGAATTTATACGAAGATTCATGTTATAACAACGGCATCTGGAAAGAATATGCAAAGGGTGTTTATGTAGTAAAAGGCGATACGCTGTTTGTTGGCGCTACTTTTACGCATGCCAATTACAAACAAAAAATATCGGGCTGTTACCGCATCGGCAGATATGAAAAGAATTTCCTGATCAAAAAGCGATCTGCAGATACCTTATCTTTAGAGAGCTTGAGCGATCAGCGCGAAATTAAATTAATCCTCAAACAAAAAATCACTTGCGTACAAAAAGAATTATAA
- the fumC gene encoding class II fumarate hydratase, with protein MSFRIEHDTMGEVQVPADKYWGAQTERSRNNFKIGPEGSMPKEIIHAFGYLKKAAALANTELGVLSAEKADLIAKACDEIIAGQLDDQFPLVIWQTGSGTQSNMNGNEVIANRAHVINGGALADDKKVLHPNDDVNKSQSSNDTYPTAMHIAAYKLTVENTIPGLEKLRNTLAKKVEEFSSIVKTGRTHFMDATPLTLGQEFSGYVQQIDNSIRAIKNALVMVAELALGGTAVGTGLNTPKGYDVLVAKKIADLTGLPFVTAPNKFEALAAHDAMVELSGALKRTAVALMKVANDVRMLSSGPRCGIGEIVIPDNEPGSSIMPGKVNPTQPEALTMVCAQVIGNDVAVSVGGMSGHFELNVFKPLIAANVLQSARLIGDACVSFTDKCAEGITANLPEIEKHLQNSLMLVTALNPHVGYENAAKIAKKAHKENKTLKAAAVELGLLTNEQFDEWVRPEDMVGSFK; from the coding sequence ATGAGTTTCAGAATAGAACACGATACCATGGGCGAGGTGCAGGTACCTGCCGACAAATACTGGGGTGCACAAACCGAACGCTCACGCAATAACTTCAAAATCGGTCCGGAAGGTTCGATGCCAAAAGAAATTATCCACGCTTTTGGATACCTGAAAAAAGCAGCAGCTTTGGCCAATACCGAATTGGGTGTATTATCAGCAGAAAAAGCAGATTTAATTGCTAAAGCCTGTGATGAAATTATTGCTGGTCAATTGGATGATCAATTTCCATTGGTAATCTGGCAAACTGGTTCGGGTACTCAAAGTAACATGAATGGAAACGAGGTTATTGCCAACCGTGCCCATGTAATTAATGGTGGTGCACTGGCTGACGATAAAAAAGTGCTTCACCCTAATGATGATGTAAATAAATCACAATCATCAAACGATACTTATCCAACTGCAATGCACATTGCAGCCTATAAGCTTACGGTAGAAAATACCATCCCAGGTTTAGAAAAATTAAGAAATACCCTGGCTAAAAAAGTAGAGGAATTCAGTTCGATTGTTAAAACCGGACGTACACACTTTATGGATGCTACGCCACTTACTTTAGGACAGGAATTTTCAGGTTATGTACAACAGATTGACAACAGCATCAGGGCTATTAAAAATGCTTTGGTTATGGTTGCAGAACTGGCTTTGGGCGGAACCGCAGTAGGTACGGGTTTAAATACACCTAAAGGATACGATGTTTTAGTGGCTAAAAAAATTGCTGATTTAACGGGATTGCCTTTTGTTACGGCTCCAAATAAATTTGAGGCTTTGGCGGCACACGATGCAATGGTAGAACTTTCTGGCGCATTAAAACGTACAGCAGTGGCTTTAATGAAAGTAGCCAACGATGTAAGGATGTTAAGTTCTGGTCCACGTTGTGGTATTGGCGAAATTGTAATCCCTGACAATGAACCGGGATCATCTATTATGCCCGGTAAAGTTAACCCTACACAACCAGAGGCTTTAACCATGGTTTGTGCGCAGGTAATTGGTAACGATGTTGCCGTTTCAGTAGGTGGCATGAGCGGTCATTTTGAGCTTAATGTATTCAAACCATTAATTGCGGCCAATGTATTACAATCGGCACGTTTAATCGGCGATGCATGCGTTTCTTTCACTGATAAATGTGCGGAAGGAATTACAGCCAACTTACCTGAAATTGAAAAACACCTGCAAAATTCTTTAATGTTGGTTACCGCTTTAAACCCACATGTGGGTTACGAAAACGCAGCTAAAATTGCAAAGAAAGCACATAAGGAGAATAAAACGTTAAAAGCAGCTGCTGTAGAACTGGGATTATTAACCAATGAGCAGTTTGATGAGTGGGTACGCCCTGAAGATATGGTTGGCAGCTTTAAATAA
- the rsgA gene encoding ribosome small subunit-dependent GTPase A, which translates to MQGLVIKSTGSWYSVLADNGERYDCRIVGKFRIKGLKTTNPIAVGDRVKFDLERDSNQGLINEMLPRKNYIIRKSINLSKQAQILAANLDMAMLVVTLASPRTSLGFIDRFLVTAEAYDVPAVLVFNKLDLFSKEGLEILQEFKDIYENIGYACYEVSALKGINIPVIQELITDKITLISGHSGVGKSSLINALMPDRDLRTGEVSDWSDKGQHTTTFAEMFELPQGGFIVDSPGIRELGVIDIEKEELGHFFREIFKTSHNCRFNNCRHVNEPGCAVIEAVNEGEIAVSRYESYLSIYHGNDTRH; encoded by the coding sequence ATGCAGGGATTAGTTATTAAATCTACAGGTAGCTGGTACAGTGTTTTGGCCGATAATGGCGAACGCTATGATTGCCGGATTGTAGGGAAATTCAGGATTAAAGGACTTAAAACCACCAACCCGATTGCGGTTGGCGACAGGGTAAAATTTGATCTGGAGCGGGATAGTAACCAAGGCTTGATTAACGAAATGCTGCCGCGGAAAAACTACATCATCCGCAAATCAATCAACCTGAGCAAACAGGCGCAGATACTGGCCGCCAATCTGGATATGGCCATGCTGGTGGTAACACTGGCCTCGCCACGTACCTCCTTGGGTTTTATCGATCGCTTTTTGGTTACTGCCGAAGCTTACGATGTACCTGCGGTTTTGGTGTTTAATAAACTCGATCTGTTTAGTAAAGAAGGGTTGGAAATTCTGCAGGAATTTAAAGATATCTACGAAAATATTGGTTATGCCTGCTACGAAGTTTCGGCTTTAAAAGGTATTAATATCCCGGTGATTCAGGAATTGATTACCGATAAGATTACCTTAATTTCCGGACATTCGGGTGTGGGGAAATCGAGTTTGATCAATGCTTTAATGCCCGATCGCGATTTAAGAACAGGGGAGGTGTCAGACTGGAGCGATAAAGGACAACATACCACCACTTTTGCCGAAATGTTCGAACTGCCGCAGGGTGGGTTTATAGTCGATTCGCCAGGCATCAGGGAATTGGGTGTGATCGATATCGAAAAAGAAGAACTGGGGCATTTTTTCAGGGAAATCTTTAAAACCTCGCACAATTGCCGTTTTAACAATTGCAGGCATGTTAACGAACCGGGCTGTGCTGTTATTGAAGCCGTAAATGAAGGTGAAATTGCGGTTTCGAGATATGAAAGTTACCTGAGTATTTATCACGGTAACGATACGCGTCATTAA
- a CDS encoding Smr/MutS family protein — MKFKLGDFVRFVDEKREGYVTKIIDAQTLGVTDEDGFEIPVAVSNLTSVHGHGVVAKELDAPKPIQVNIPSISKIENGIYVAVATDDKAGNVVHFHLQNHSSNILLVSLTTERKEKYAGAFHGVIEAYASTLVYSASLADLDLWPEFNFQVLVFSKADVKPIDPLVIRKKFRAKDFSSEQKELPQLRNKGWFIRLDDLVPVSIDPQKLKESFFKSAEEKRTVEAPQKEIDLHIEKLRDDHHFLEADEMLQIQINHFQTAMDAAVVHHFDKIVFIHGSGNGTLRDKIHKLISKNPHVKTYMDARKEKFGYGATEVVFK, encoded by the coding sequence ATGAAGTTTAAACTGGGAGATTTTGTGCGTTTTGTTGATGAAAAACGTGAAGGTTATGTAACCAAAATTATCGATGCGCAAACTTTAGGCGTTACCGATGAAGATGGTTTTGAAATTCCTGTTGCGGTAAGTAATCTAACTTCTGTACACGGTCATGGTGTGGTTGCCAAAGAATTGGATGCGCCAAAACCCATCCAGGTAAATATCCCCAGCATTAGTAAAATTGAAAACGGCATTTATGTTGCCGTTGCTACCGATGATAAAGCGGGTAATGTGGTGCATTTTCACCTGCAAAACCACTCTTCAAATATATTATTGGTGAGTTTAACTACCGAGCGTAAAGAAAAATATGCCGGTGCTTTTCATGGCGTAATCGAAGCTTATGCTTCAACTTTGGTTTATTCTGCTTCATTGGCTGATTTAGATCTTTGGCCGGAATTTAACTTTCAGGTTTTGGTATTTAGCAAAGCTGATGTTAAACCGATTGATCCATTGGTGATCCGTAAGAAATTTAGGGCAAAAGATTTTAGTTCCGAACAAAAAGAATTACCACAATTAAGAAATAAAGGTTGGTTTATCCGCCTGGACGACCTTGTTCCGGTAAGTATCGACCCGCAAAAATTAAAAGAGAGTTTTTTCAAATCTGCTGAAGAGAAACGGACAGTTGAGGCACCGCAAAAAGAAATCGATCTGCACATCGAGAAACTGAGAGATGATCATCATTTTTTAGAGGCGGATGAAATGTTGCAGATCCAGATCAATCATTTTCAAACGGCTATGGATGCTGCGGTGGTGCATCATTTCGATAAAATTGTTTTTATCCATGGATCAGGTAATGGTACATTGAGGGATAAAATCCATAAACTGATCAGTAAAAATCCGCATGTAAAAACTTATATGGATGCGCGGAAAGAAAAATTTGGCTATGGTGCTACAGAAGTGGTTTTCAAATAA
- a CDS encoding pirin family protein, with protein sequence MELTPGKIFLADQRGLTETSVLRRYSTFNFEKYYNEHKEPFGDLFLCNDESIAGGKITFFLCKEDSLQILMPITGGIDIVANGKEFALETGQVQVLNMGKGEVLEISNPYQNDVINYIQFGIKTDMFLMRASEMLFNFDFEKNQNQLVEIISNPKLPFKLSAGIFAAREEVIYKMQNPNHQFYTFIVDGAFEIEGRLMHARDGLALWDIEQVELEALSNNAIVVVLEFGF encoded by the coding sequence ATGGAACTCACTCCTGGAAAAATATTTTTGGCCGATCAACGCGGATTAACTGAAACGTCGGTATTAAGAAGATACAGCACTTTTAATTTTGAGAAATATTACAACGAACATAAAGAACCTTTTGGCGATTTATTTTTATGCAATGATGAATCGATTGCAGGTGGAAAAATTACTTTTTTTCTTTGTAAGGAAGATTCGCTCCAGATATTAATGCCCATTACCGGAGGAATTGATATTGTTGCCAACGGGAAAGAATTTGCTTTAGAAACCGGACAGGTACAGGTGTTGAATATGGGTAAGGGCGAAGTACTGGAAATCAGCAATCCTTACCAGAATGATGTGATCAACTACATTCAGTTTGGGATTAAAACGGATATGTTTTTAATGCGGGCGAGTGAAATGCTTTTTAATTTCGATTTTGAGAAAAACCAAAACCAGCTGGTCGAAATCATTTCTAACCCTAAATTACCTTTTAAATTAAGTGCAGGTATTTTTGCCGCCCGCGAAGAAGTGATTTATAAAATGCAAAACCCAAACCATCAGTTTTATACTTTTATTGTAGATGGCGCTTTCGAAATTGAAGGCCGCTTAATGCATGCAAGAGATGGTTTAGCACTTTGGGACATTGAGCAGGTAGAACTGGAAGCTTTGAGCAATAACGCGATTGTAGTGGTGCTGGAGTTTGGGTTTTAG
- a CDS encoding dioxygenase family protein — protein MERKNFIRSLMIGAISTPVIIEACKKSSITDGSDTSGSGTAGTTTSTNGTCTVAPTETEGPFPTKVPASYVRSDITDGRTGYKLTAKITIGNLNNSCAGLAGAIVDIWHCDAEGNYSEYGGSGMQSTNYQSVHFLRGRQTTDANGLVTFTSIFPGWYSGRATHIHVHVYNAAGTSLMVTQIAFPEGAGTSLALVNGYTKGMTGYTYNNADNVFSDDKTGLEIATVSGTLAAGFDLTFKVNVKA, from the coding sequence ATGGAAAGAAAAAATTTCATCAGAAGCTTAATGATCGGAGCCATCTCAACTCCGGTGATTATTGAGGCCTGCAAAAAAAGCAGCATCACCGATGGATCGGATACGTCAGGATCGGGTACTGCCGGAACAACAACGAGCACTAACGGAACCTGTACGGTAGCCCCAACAGAAACCGAAGGACCTTTTCCAACAAAAGTACCGGCATCGTACGTACGCAGCGATATTACCGATGGACGTACAGGTTACAAATTAACTGCAAAAATCACCATCGGCAACCTGAATAACAGTTGTGCAGGTTTGGCTGGAGCGATAGTAGACATCTGGCATTGTGATGCAGAAGGCAATTATTCTGAATACGGTGGCAGTGGTATGCAGAGTACCAATTATCAATCGGTACATTTTTTACGCGGTCGCCAAACCACCGATGCGAACGGACTGGTTACTTTTACTTCCATCTTTCCGGGCTGGTACAGTGGGCGGGCAACCCACATCCATGTACATGTTTACAATGCTGCAGGCACATCACTAATGGTTACGCAGATTGCTTTCCCTGAAGGTGCGGGAACATCTTTGGCCCTGGTAAACGGTTATACCAAAGGTATGACGGGCTATACCTATAATAATGCCGATAATGTTTTTAGTGATGATAAAACAGGGTTAGAAATTGCAACGGTAAGCGGAACATTGGCAGCTGGTTTCGACCTTACCTTTAAAGTGAATGTTAAAGCATAG